A region from the Cystobacter ferrugineus genome encodes:
- a CDS encoding ELWxxDGT repeat protein, with the protein MSTALLCLPDEASTQRVRTILPPTDYPPRLAPVPASFVEFGGQLYFAVNDEAGRGALWKSDGTEAGTVAVKEFPVTEGSFIPSVRGLTALPSLLFFQAADADHGSELWVSDGTSGGTRVLKDLTPGVEGSSLSHLTGLENRLVFFRDEVDPESSSSRAELWSSDGTEAGTVRVRDFATGTEVSNLAGRLGGALLFFVRDTSGTALWRTDGTAGGTVRLMRLDAGPDSAYASELRISGELAFFSLREPTNDTEVWKTDGTAAGTVRLKTYGPSRGVRLLDMLGSYLYLTTTSYSTQYMVLNRLPVAGGDSTSIFTFPNPYASQGEAFPYVDAVSVAPQGTKIFFSIYIGSSGPAPRDTQLWVTDGTASGTTLLRQPLSLSDEYGSPVYAVSDNLAFFSAFEQESAGIEPWVTDGTPGGTRRLEDIHPVNSSYPRDFFRMGARVFFSAFDETQAGQLWSTTLRDACVAPVRE; encoded by the coding sequence GTGTCCACCGCGCTCCTCTGCCTTCCGGACGAGGCGAGCACCCAGCGGGTGCGCACCATCCTTCCTCCCACCGATTATCCTCCTCGCCTGGCGCCAGTCCCCGCGTCCTTCGTGGAGTTCGGTGGCCAGCTCTACTTCGCCGTGAACGACGAGGCGGGCCGCGGGGCCCTGTGGAAGAGCGACGGCACGGAGGCGGGCACGGTCGCGGTGAAGGAGTTCCCGGTCACCGAGGGCAGCTTCATTCCCTCGGTGCGCGGCCTCACGGCCCTGCCGTCCCTGCTCTTCTTCCAGGCGGCGGATGCCGACCACGGGTCGGAGTTGTGGGTGAGCGACGGGACGAGCGGCGGAACGCGGGTGTTGAAGGATTTGACGCCCGGAGTGGAGGGCTCGAGCCTGTCGCACCTGACGGGGCTGGAAAACCGGCTCGTCTTCTTCCGGGATGAGGTGGACCCGGAGTCCTCGTCGTCGCGCGCCGAGCTGTGGTCGTCGGATGGCACCGAGGCGGGCACGGTGCGGGTGCGCGACTTCGCCACGGGGACCGAGGTGAGCAACCTGGCGGGCCGGTTGGGCGGCGCGCTGCTCTTCTTCGTCCGGGACACGTCGGGCACGGCGCTGTGGCGGACGGACGGCACGGCGGGGGGGACGGTCCGCCTGATGCGCCTGGATGCCGGACCCGACAGCGCGTACGCCAGCGAGCTGCGCATCTCCGGCGAACTCGCCTTCTTCTCCTTGCGCGAACCGACCAATGACACCGAGGTGTGGAAGACGGACGGCACGGCGGCCGGGACGGTGCGTCTGAAGACCTATGGCCCCTCGCGCGGTGTGCGCCTGCTCGACATGCTGGGCTCCTACCTGTACCTGACGACGACCTCGTACAGCACCCAGTACATGGTCCTCAACCGCCTTCCGGTGGCGGGGGGTGACTCCACGAGCATCTTCACCTTCCCCAACCCCTACGCGAGCCAGGGTGAGGCGTTTCCGTATGTGGATGCCGTCAGCGTCGCCCCCCAGGGCACGAAGATCTTCTTCTCCATCTACATTGGCAGCTCGGGCCCCGCGCCCCGGGACACGCAGCTCTGGGTGACGGATGGAACGGCCTCGGGCACGACGCTGTTGCGCCAGCCGCTGAGCCTGTCGGACGAGTACGGCTCACCCGTCTATGCCGTGAGCGACAATCTCGCCTTCTTCAGCGCCTTCGAGCAGGAGTCCGCGGGCATCGAGCCCTGGGTGACGGACGGCACGCCCGGGGGCACGCGGCGGCTGGAGGACATCCATCCCGTCAACAGTTCCTACCCGCGGGACTTCTTCCGCATGGGGGCGCGCGTCTTCTTCAGTGCCTTCGACGAGACCCAGGCCGGCCAGTTGTGGTCCACCACCCTGCGCGATGCGTGCGTGGCCCCGGTGCGCGAATAG
- the rsgA gene encoding ribosome small subunit-dependent GTPase A, with translation MFLESLGWGPSLAHTFSLILGSSSLPLVPGRVVRQERGLLTVQTSEHRLLARPSGRLLHHASGVQALPTVGDWVALQTPSGPGEALIHEVLPRRGVLMRREADSEHEGQLIAANLDVVFLVTGLDGNFNPRRIERALTLAWSSGASPVVVLSKADLEPQVAERVREIEALAPGVTVLALSAHTGEGLEALRAHLPTAATGALLGSSGVGKSTLVNHLLGEERLATQAVRSEDDKGRHTTTHRELFLLPHGGLLIDGPGMRELGLWGGEEEGLGQAFADIVALAAHCHFRDCTHRGEPRCAVRAAVDEGGLDGERLESFEKLRREQAYHARQSDAAARREHHRHVKSLTQAGWERSRSKRRGD, from the coding sequence GTGTTCCTCGAATCCCTCGGCTGGGGTCCATCCCTCGCCCATACGTTCTCCCTCATCCTCGGTAGCTCTTCCCTGCCCCTCGTCCCCGGCCGCGTCGTGCGCCAGGAGCGCGGGCTGCTCACCGTCCAGACCTCCGAGCATCGCCTGCTCGCGCGCCCCTCGGGACGGCTCCTCCACCATGCCTCCGGCGTCCAGGCCCTGCCCACCGTCGGGGACTGGGTGGCGCTGCAAACCCCCTCCGGCCCGGGCGAGGCCCTGATCCACGAGGTGCTCCCGCGCCGCGGCGTCCTCATGCGGCGTGAAGCGGACAGCGAGCACGAGGGGCAGCTCATCGCCGCGAACCTCGACGTGGTGTTCCTCGTGACGGGGTTGGATGGCAACTTCAACCCCCGCCGCATCGAGCGGGCGCTCACCCTGGCGTGGAGCAGTGGGGCCTCGCCCGTGGTCGTCCTCAGCAAGGCGGACCTCGAGCCCCAAGTGGCCGAGCGCGTCCGCGAGATCGAGGCGCTCGCCCCCGGAGTCACCGTGCTCGCGTTGAGCGCCCACACCGGAGAGGGCCTCGAGGCACTGCGCGCCCACCTGCCCACCGCGGCCACGGGAGCGCTGCTCGGCTCCTCGGGCGTGGGCAAGTCCACCCTCGTCAACCACCTGCTGGGCGAGGAGCGTCTGGCCACCCAGGCCGTGCGGTCCGAGGACGACAAGGGCCGCCACACCACCACCCACCGCGAGCTGTTCCTCCTGCCGCACGGCGGGCTGCTCATCGATGGGCCCGGGATGCGCGAGCTCGGGTTGTGGGGAGGAGAAGAAGAGGGGCTCGGCCAGGCGTTCGCGGACATCGTGGCGCTGGCCGCCCACTGCCACTTCCGGGACTGCACGCACCGGGGAGAGCCGCGGTGCGCGGTGCGTGCCGCCGTGGACGAGGGAGGGCTCGACGGGGAGCGGCTCGAGAGCTTCGAGAAGCTGCGGCGCGAGCAGGCCTACCACGCCCGTCAGTCGGACGCCGCCGCGCGGCGCGAGCACCACCGCCACGTGAAGAGCCTCACCCAGGCCGGCTGGGAGCGCTCACGCTCCAAGCGGCGAGGGGACTGA
- a CDS encoding DUF4340 domain-containing protein — MNKTTIIVLGIFAALLVAVLATREDHVSVGVRKLELPQVDKDKVSSIELSGARSARLEKEGEVWRVVDPAKPEQKYAADESLVTSALDALGELRHPDFVTDRVETHAEYELDDAKGLELKVVQSGAPAIELVLGKSAKSGGAYVREAGKNEVFVARGRLDWTVRKDVKGWRKRSLLSLEPEDITQLTLRSKDGEVLTLNAGARPGEWSVAEGTTLPPNFRLDPGLADQVARQLSSLSAQDFLEGEAAADPATGLGGAHDTVEAKLKDGKTIAVHLAPAGKDGAMVAARIDGDSQVYQLAAYSADALRKRLTDLRDLRLFHFEQPKVTRFKIQAGSATVQAAREGSEWKVIEPKTLPAGFEFDSSQVESLVSWLGSLRATRVVDGTPSEAQMGVNTPAALVEISVEASPPQTVRLGKEAPGSAAGVKEFYARGSIDPLVYALPEYVKTRLAQGLQLFKKPEMPRGGPSQIGGLEQLPPEVRQQLEAQLRARQMQ; from the coding sequence ATGAACAAGACAACGATCATCGTCCTGGGCATCTTCGCCGCGCTGCTCGTGGCGGTGCTGGCCACCCGCGAGGACCACGTGAGCGTGGGTGTGCGCAAGCTCGAGCTGCCCCAGGTGGACAAGGACAAGGTCTCCTCCATCGAGCTCAGCGGCGCGCGCTCGGCCCGTCTGGAGAAGGAAGGTGAGGTATGGCGGGTGGTGGACCCGGCGAAGCCGGAGCAGAAGTACGCGGCGGATGAGTCGCTGGTGACCAGCGCCCTGGACGCGCTGGGCGAGCTGCGCCATCCGGACTTCGTGACCGACCGCGTGGAGACCCATGCGGAGTACGAGCTCGATGACGCGAAGGGGCTCGAGCTCAAGGTGGTGCAGTCGGGGGCTCCGGCGATCGAGCTGGTGCTCGGCAAGTCCGCCAAGAGTGGGGGCGCCTACGTGCGCGAGGCGGGCAAGAACGAGGTGTTCGTCGCCCGCGGCCGGTTGGACTGGACGGTGCGCAAGGACGTGAAGGGCTGGCGCAAGCGCTCCCTGCTCTCGCTCGAGCCGGAGGACATCACCCAGCTCACCCTGCGATCGAAGGATGGCGAGGTGCTCACCCTGAACGCCGGCGCCAGGCCCGGCGAGTGGAGCGTGGCGGAAGGAACGACGCTTCCCCCGAACTTCCGGCTCGATCCGGGACTGGCGGACCAGGTGGCCCGGCAGCTCTCCTCGCTCAGCGCCCAGGACTTCCTCGAGGGCGAGGCGGCGGCGGACCCGGCCACGGGCCTGGGCGGCGCCCACGACACGGTCGAGGCGAAGCTCAAGGACGGCAAGACGATCGCCGTGCACCTCGCCCCCGCGGGCAAGGACGGGGCGATGGTGGCCGCCCGGATCGATGGGGATTCCCAGGTGTACCAGCTCGCGGCCTACAGCGCGGACGCCCTGCGCAAGCGCTTGACGGACCTGCGTGACCTGCGCCTGTTCCACTTCGAGCAACCCAAGGTGACCCGGTTCAAGATCCAGGCGGGCTCGGCCACGGTCCAGGCCGCGCGGGAGGGCTCGGAGTGGAAGGTGATCGAACCGAAGACGCTGCCCGCGGGCTTCGAGTTCGACTCCAGCCAGGTGGAGTCCCTGGTCTCGTGGCTCGGCTCGCTGCGCGCGACCCGGGTCGTCGACGGCACGCCGAGCGAGGCCCAGATGGGGGTGAACACCCCGGCGGCGCTCGTCGAGATCTCCGTCGAGGCCTCCCCCCCGCAGACGGTGCGGCTGGGCAAGGAGGCGCCGGGGAGCGCGGCCGGCGTGAAGGAGTTCTACGCGCGCGGCTCCATCGACCCGCTGGTGTACGCGCTTCCCGAGTACGTGAAGACGCGGCTCGCCCAGGGGCTCCAGCTCTTCAAGAAGCCGGAGATGCCCCGGGGAGGCCCCAGCCAGATCGGCGGGTTGGAGCAACTCCCGCCAGAGGTCCGCCAGCAGCTCGAGGCCCAACTTCGCGCGAGGCAGATGCAGTAG
- a CDS encoding GldG family protein yields MRKNTLNATVLLLGIVGSLVLLNILGLRAFKRLDFTRDHTYTLSEASRTTMEELKDPVTVTAYFTDKLPPPYSSNARYVRDLLEEYRAASRGRLSFEFLDPMTQETDADKEAKRETKRDIFGRTFREPTSVERELAQEGIQPVEVRVVEDDQVQTKRAYMGIVIKHQEKKEVIPVVADTNTLEYDLTLLMRKLTRTQTPVLGVLQGHDEPGLQDKLGRLKMLLGQLYEVRPVNLGENKRVEAGVDALLVVGPKTALKPNELEAIDQFIMEGKSAAFFLDALRVDPRTFEQSEAEHGLAPLLATYGVKLGEQLVADARSGQLSMQERRGFMVIDMPVPYPFIPLLAQLEGDSPVSKGIGGVLLPFTTSVSLQTPEGVQGAVLAKSSKTSWLESKPFNIDPRRDWRNENPSVSGPHPLIVQVTGKLKSHFAAQANVSSTTPLLAESKGEPRVIVAGGSAALWDDFMSSANQAFLLNVADWLLLDSALLNMRTRGLAEAPLDKDISDATRNTVKYGNVLGIPFLFAAFGLVRWRMREARRSRVTV; encoded by the coding sequence ATGAGAAAGAACACCCTCAACGCCACCGTCCTGCTGCTCGGCATCGTGGGCAGCCTGGTGCTGCTCAACATCCTCGGTCTGCGCGCCTTCAAGCGACTGGACTTCACGCGCGACCACACCTACACCCTGTCCGAGGCGTCCCGGACGACGATGGAGGAGCTGAAGGATCCCGTCACCGTCACCGCCTACTTCACCGACAAGCTGCCCCCTCCGTACTCGAGCAACGCGCGCTACGTGAGGGACCTGCTCGAGGAGTACCGCGCCGCGTCCCGGGGCAGGCTCAGCTTCGAGTTCCTGGATCCCATGACGCAGGAGACGGACGCCGACAAGGAAGCCAAGCGGGAGACGAAGCGCGACATCTTCGGCCGCACCTTCCGCGAGCCCACGTCGGTGGAGCGCGAGCTGGCCCAGGAGGGCATCCAGCCCGTCGAGGTCCGCGTCGTCGAGGACGACCAGGTGCAGACGAAGCGCGCCTACATGGGCATCGTCATCAAGCACCAGGAGAAGAAGGAAGTCATCCCGGTGGTGGCCGATACGAACACGCTCGAGTACGACCTCACCCTGCTCATGCGCAAGCTCACGCGCACCCAGACGCCCGTGCTGGGGGTGCTGCAAGGGCATGACGAGCCGGGCCTCCAGGACAAGCTCGGCCGCCTGAAGATGCTGCTCGGCCAGCTCTACGAGGTGCGCCCGGTGAACCTCGGGGAGAACAAGCGCGTGGAGGCGGGCGTGGACGCGCTGCTCGTCGTCGGGCCCAAGACGGCGCTCAAGCCCAACGAGCTCGAGGCGATCGATCAGTTCATCATGGAGGGCAAGAGCGCGGCGTTCTTCCTGGATGCGCTGCGCGTGGATCCTCGCACCTTCGAGCAGAGCGAGGCCGAGCACGGGCTGGCGCCGCTGCTGGCCACATATGGCGTGAAGCTCGGGGAGCAGCTCGTGGCGGACGCGCGCTCCGGGCAGTTGTCGATGCAGGAGCGGCGCGGCTTCATGGTCATCGACATGCCGGTGCCCTACCCGTTCATCCCGCTGCTCGCCCAGCTCGAGGGAGACAGCCCCGTGTCCAAGGGCATTGGCGGCGTGCTGCTGCCCTTCACCACGTCCGTCTCGCTCCAGACGCCCGAGGGCGTGCAGGGCGCGGTGCTCGCGAAGTCCTCCAAGACGAGCTGGCTGGAGTCCAAGCCCTTCAACATCGACCCGCGCCGGGACTGGCGCAACGAGAACCCCTCCGTGAGCGGTCCCCACCCGCTCATCGTCCAGGTGACGGGCAAGCTCAAGAGCCACTTCGCCGCCCAGGCCAATGTCAGCTCCACCACGCCCCTGCTCGCGGAGAGCAAGGGCGAGCCACGCGTCATCGTCGCCGGTGGCTCGGCGGCGCTGTGGGATGACTTCATGAGCTCGGCCAACCAGGCCTTCCTGCTCAACGTGGCCGACTGGCTCCTGCTCGACTCGGCCCTGCTCAACATGCGCACCCGCGGCCTCGCGGAGGCGCCGTTGGACAAGGACATCTCGGACGCCACGCGCAACACCGTGAAGTACGGCAACGTGCTCGGCATCCCCTTCCTGTTCGCCGCTTTCGGCCTGGTGCGCTGGCGCATGCGCGAAGCGCGCCGCAGCCGCGTCACCGTCTGA
- a CDS encoding ABC transporter permease subunit — translation MGTTLAVARREFRSFFNSPVAYIVLGGFLLTAGWLYFSTLFVAGQASLRGFFGVAPVLFVVFAPAVTMRLIAEERKSGTLELLLTMPLNDWQVVTGKFLAALGMVGVGLLLTLPYPLSVAALTAPGASFDWGPVVMGYVGLLLLASSFLAIGLWASALSRNQIVGFIIGLVLCFAFYFVDKFAVVLPQTLSEILQYLSVDYHFDNIARGVLDSRDVLFYVTLTVVGLALTTRTLSNVRQ, via the coding sequence ATGGGAACGACACTCGCCGTCGCCCGGCGTGAGTTCAGGAGCTTTTTCAATTCGCCGGTGGCCTACATCGTGCTCGGCGGATTCCTGCTCACCGCGGGTTGGCTCTATTTCAGTACGTTGTTCGTGGCGGGCCAGGCCTCGCTGCGAGGCTTCTTCGGAGTGGCGCCGGTGCTCTTCGTGGTCTTCGCTCCGGCGGTGACCATGCGGCTCATCGCCGAGGAGCGCAAGTCCGGCACGTTGGAATTGCTGCTCACCATGCCCCTGAATGACTGGCAGGTGGTCACGGGCAAGTTCCTCGCGGCCCTGGGCATGGTGGGGGTGGGGCTGCTGCTCACCCTGCCCTATCCCTTGAGCGTGGCGGCGCTCACCGCGCCGGGCGCCTCGTTCGACTGGGGCCCGGTGGTGATGGGCTACGTGGGACTGCTGCTGCTCGCCTCGAGCTTCCTGGCCATCGGGCTGTGGGCGAGCGCGCTCAGCCGCAACCAGATCGTCGGCTTCATCATCGGCCTGGTGCTCTGCTTCGCCTTCTACTTCGTCGACAAGTTCGCGGTGGTGCTGCCGCAGACGCTCTCGGAAATCCTGCAGTACCTCTCGGTGGACTACCACTTCGACAACATCGCGCGGGGCGTGCTCGACTCGCGCGATGTCCTCTTCTACGTGACGCTCACCGTGGTGGGGCTCGCCCTGACCACGCGCACCCTGAGCAACGTTCGTCAGTGA
- a CDS encoding ATP-binding cassette domain-containing protein: MIRIEGLTKSYGTAQALRGVSFEVPRGQVVGFLGPNGAGKSTTMKILAGFVTPTSGVAQVNGIDVSVDPVATRRLIGYLPENNPLYEEMMVRDYLDFIADVRGVPKSQRQTRIRSAVERCGLGSVLGKDIQQLSKGYRQRVGLAQAILHDPDLLILDEPTTGLDPNQIVEIRNLIKDLGREKTVILSTHILSEVQSTCGRVLIISEGKVVADDAPERLTTSEGGSVTVVLASRSGVPLRPEQVRAVLEQVPGVTGVEGAEAEGGDTLGFSLRYGAEDIRRALFDAAVRNDLCLLEMKRRHVSLEETFRKLTGGEAARSGTPARAEPEATPYAA; this comes from the coding sequence ATGATTCGCATCGAAGGGCTGACGAAGTCCTACGGCACCGCACAGGCCTTGCGCGGGGTGAGCTTCGAGGTGCCTCGGGGGCAGGTGGTGGGATTCCTGGGGCCCAATGGGGCCGGAAAGTCCACCACGATGAAGATCCTGGCGGGCTTCGTCACACCGACCTCGGGAGTGGCCCAGGTCAATGGCATCGACGTCAGCGTGGACCCGGTCGCCACCCGGCGGTTGATTGGCTATCTGCCGGAGAACAACCCCCTGTACGAGGAGATGATGGTCCGGGACTACCTGGACTTCATCGCCGACGTGCGCGGCGTGCCCAAGAGCCAACGCCAGACACGCATCCGCTCCGCGGTGGAGCGCTGTGGTCTGGGCAGTGTGCTGGGCAAGGACATCCAGCAACTGTCCAAGGGCTACCGCCAGCGCGTGGGACTCGCCCAGGCCATCCTCCATGATCCGGATCTGCTCATCCTCGACGAGCCGACCACGGGCCTGGACCCCAACCAGATCGTGGAGATCCGCAACCTCATCAAGGACCTGGGCCGGGAGAAGACCGTCATCCTGAGCACCCACATCCTGAGCGAGGTGCAGAGCACGTGCGGCCGCGTCCTCATCATCAGCGAGGGCAAGGTGGTGGCGGACGACGCGCCCGAGCGCCTCACCACCTCCGAGGGAGGCTCGGTGACGGTGGTGCTCGCCTCGCGCTCGGGAGTTCCGCTGCGGCCCGAGCAGGTGCGCGCCGTGCTGGAGCAGGTGCCGGGCGTCACCGGCGTGGAGGGCGCGGAGGCCGAGGGCGGCGACACGCTCGGCTTCAGCCTGCGCTACGGCGCGGAGGACATCCGCCGGGCGCTCTTCGACGCCGCGGTGCGCAATGACCTCTGTCTGCTGGAGATGAAGCGCCGGCACGTGAGCCTGGAGGAGACCTTCCGCAAGCTCACCGGGGGAGAAGCCGCCAGGAGCGGGACCCCGGCCCGTGCCGAGCCCGAGGCCACGCCGTACGCGGCGTGA
- the sppA gene encoding signal peptide peptidase SppA, with protein sequence MKDFFKTLFACLVALGVFVVGSIFLFVGFVGVVGGASEPTVPSKAVLVVDLDMNLLDHASAPGVSESLQTALQGEKSRTLALATAVAAVDRAAADERIAGLYITSNLTPAGYGSGPAALREFRGALQRFKAKKPVLAYNVNWAKRDYYLASVASPLIVNPAGEVEMNGLASETTFFGDALQKFGVQVQVTRVGKYKSAVEPFLLNRMSDPSREQMQVLLDDLWAEWKTTVAPDRKQTPEALQALADDKGMLLPEEALTAGLVDRVASFDEVLEELKKLSGTDSENKSFNQIDLIAYAGIEVHPKESKNRIAVVYAEGEIVNGEGRSDQVGGDRLSRELRKLRQDPDVKAVVLRVNSPGGSASASDLIQREVILTQKTKPLVVSMGTYAASGGYWISTYADRIFAAPNTLTGSIGVFGLLPNFQKLANDLGVTFDVVQTARMATLGTVTRPQSEAEFARIQSLTDRVYEQFLDKVSEGRKLDREKLKEIAQGRVWSGVQAQKLGLVDELGTLEDAARFAAEKAGVGKDYRMDMPKGRKSFAEQLAESLNEEARPKARSAVDVLLADVQHQVEVLRSLNDPAGVYARMPFEVSIH encoded by the coding sequence ATGAAGGACTTCTTCAAGACGCTCTTCGCCTGCCTGGTGGCGCTGGGTGTCTTCGTCGTGGGCAGCATCTTCCTGTTCGTGGGCTTCGTGGGCGTGGTGGGTGGCGCCAGCGAGCCCACGGTGCCGTCCAAGGCCGTGCTCGTCGTGGACCTGGACATGAACCTGCTGGACCACGCCAGTGCGCCGGGCGTGTCGGAATCCCTCCAGACCGCCCTCCAGGGAGAGAAGAGCCGGACCCTGGCGCTCGCCACCGCCGTGGCGGCCGTGGACCGGGCCGCGGCGGACGAGCGCATCGCGGGGCTCTACATCACCAGCAACCTCACGCCCGCCGGCTACGGCTCGGGCCCCGCCGCGCTGCGCGAGTTCCGCGGCGCGCTGCAGCGCTTCAAGGCCAAGAAGCCCGTGCTCGCCTACAACGTCAATTGGGCCAAGCGCGACTACTACCTGGCCTCCGTCGCCTCGCCCCTCATCGTGAACCCCGCGGGCGAGGTGGAGATGAACGGCCTGGCGTCCGAGACCACGTTCTTCGGTGACGCCCTGCAGAAGTTCGGCGTCCAGGTGCAGGTCACCCGCGTGGGCAAGTACAAGTCCGCGGTGGAGCCCTTCCTCCTCAACCGCATGAGCGACCCCAGCCGGGAGCAGATGCAGGTGCTGCTGGATGACCTGTGGGCCGAGTGGAAGACCACGGTCGCCCCCGACCGCAAGCAGACCCCGGAGGCCCTGCAGGCCCTGGCGGACGACAAGGGCATGCTGCTGCCCGAGGAAGCCCTGACCGCCGGGCTCGTCGACCGCGTCGCGTCCTTCGACGAGGTCCTCGAGGAGCTCAAGAAACTGTCGGGCACCGACTCCGAGAACAAGAGCTTCAACCAGATCGATCTGATCGCCTACGCCGGCATCGAGGTCCACCCCAAAGAGAGCAAGAACCGCATCGCCGTGGTGTACGCCGAGGGGGAGATCGTCAATGGAGAGGGGCGCTCGGACCAGGTGGGCGGGGACCGGCTCAGCCGGGAGCTGCGCAAGCTGCGGCAGGACCCCGACGTGAAGGCCGTGGTCCTGCGCGTCAACAGCCCGGGCGGAAGCGCCAGCGCCTCGGATCTCATCCAGCGCGAGGTCATCCTCACCCAGAAGACCAAGCCCCTGGTGGTCTCCATGGGCACCTATGCCGCGTCCGGGGGCTATTGGATCAGCACCTACGCGGACCGCATCTTCGCCGCGCCCAATACCCTCACGGGCTCCATCGGCGTCTTCGGACTGCTGCCCAACTTCCAGAAGCTGGCCAATGACCTGGGCGTCACCTTCGATGTCGTGCAGACGGCGCGCATGGCCACCCTGGGCACCGTCACGCGTCCCCAGAGCGAGGCGGAGTTCGCGCGCATCCAGTCCCTCACGGATCGCGTCTACGAGCAGTTCCTGGACAAGGTGTCCGAGGGCCGCAAGCTGGACCGGGAGAAGCTCAAGGAGATCGCCCAGGGCCGCGTGTGGTCCGGAGTCCAGGCGCAGAAGCTGGGGCTCGTGGACGAGCTGGGAACCCTGGAGGACGCGGCCCGCTTCGCCGCCGAGAAGGCGGGCGTGGGCAAGGACTACCGGATGGACATGCCCAAGGGGCGCAAGTCCTTCGCCGAGCAGCTCGCGGAGTCCCTGAACGAGGAGGCCCGGCCCAAGGCCCGCTCGGCGGTGGACGTGCTGCTGGCCGACGTCCAGCACCAGGTGGAGGTGCTGCGCTCCCTCAACGACCCGGCCGGCGTCTACGCCCGCATGCCGTTCGAGGTGTCCATCCACTAG